Part of the Streptomyces sp. RFCAC02 genome is shown below.
GGGCACGGGGGGCCACGGAGCCATAACGAGTGCGCAACACCCCTCGCAGCCGCCCGCAAAATCGCTGCGCCACTCGTACTCGCCTGCGATTATCGGGTTCGCTTCACCGAACCTCCACACGTCGGTCCTTCGGTGAAGCAACCGGGACGAACCCCCCGAAGCCCTATCCTGTCCGCTGGCGAGGTCACCGAGGGGGCACCGTCCCACGCCACTGACCACTGACCGGCCCCCGTAGCTCAGCGGATAGAGCAGGTGCCTTCTAAGCACTTGGCCGCAGGTTCGAGTCCTGCCGGGGGCGCACACCCCATCTGACCAGGCGAAGCGTCAGACGCGGCGCCGCGGGAAAGCAGGCGCGGCGGATACGCGCCAAGTGCCTTCCCCTGCCCGCAGCGGTCCGCGCCGGGCCGCTTCCCCCCTCGGCCGGATCCCGTCCCGGCTCCGGCTTCACCCGTAGAGCTGATTCCGGGCACCGCCCCGGAAAACCGGTTGCGGCGCCGTCCGGCCGGGGACAGGGTGCGACGGTGATCGGAACGGAGATCGAGCTGCCCGTCGCGGACGGAGTCCTTGCCGCGGTGGATTTCGGTGGTCACGGCCCGGGGGTGCTGCTCGTCCACGGCAGCGGGCACAATGCCGCGGCGTGGGCGGACGTGGCGTCCCTCCTGACCGGCGAGTGCCGTCCGGTCGCCGTCGACCTGCGCGGCCACGGGCGGACGCGGCTCGGCTCCGCCGGTCCCGAGCAGTACTGGCGGGACCTCGGCGACGCCCTCGCCGTGCTGGCCTGGGACCGCCCCGTGCTGGTGGGCCACTCCACCGGCGGGTACGCGGTGACGGCCGCCACCGCCGCCGGACTCGCGGAGCCGGCCGCGCTGTGCGTCGTGGACGGCGTCGTGCTCGACGACCGTGACGCGTCCCTCGCGGCGCACGACGCCATGCGGACCGCCGACGCGCTGGAACACCTGCGTGCCGCGTTCCGCTACGGCTGGGAGGCCGACGACGACCGGATGCGCGCCCACGTCGAGCAGTGCGTACGGGAGGCCGGGGACGACTGGCTCAACGCCGGAGCACGGCCCGGGCTGGTCCGGGAGGTCACGCTCCGCTCCTTCCTGCGCCGCGGCGACCGGTGGGTGCGGCGTCCGGCCGTCGAGGAGATCGCGGCCGTCACCGCCGTGTCGCCCGCCGCGGACGTCCTCCCCGCCGTCGACGTGTACGGCCGCCTCACCTGTCCGCTGACGATCGTGCTGCCCTCGGGCGGCTTCCACGCGGCGCGGCGCGACGAGGTGCGCGCCGTCGTCGACGCCGCCCCGGGCCGCCGCCTGATCGACATCGACGCGAACCACAACGTCCCCATGACCCGGCCCGCCGACCTCGCCGCGATCATCCTCGGCCTGGTGCGGGACCGGGACACGACGGCGGCCGGAAACGCCGGCTGATCCCCACCCCCACCCCGCGAGGAGCTGCGATGCCCCCTTCCCACACCCCGGCCGTCCAGGAGATCCCGGTGGCCGACGGCGGGGCCGGGCCGTACGGCGTCGCGGCCGGTCCCGACGGCGCCCTGTGGCTCACCTACGCGCACAACGGCCGCGTCGCGCGCCTCACCCCCGACGGTGACCTCACCGAGTTCCCCCTGGACTCGTCCGAGTGCCGTCCCACGGTCATCACGCCCGGTCCCGACGGCGCGCTGTGGTTCACCCGGTCCCAGGACCACCGGATCGGCCGCGTCACCGTCGACGGCACCACGGAGTCCTTCGACGTGCCGACGCCGGACAGCGGCCCGTTCGGTATCACCGCCGGCCCCGACGGTGCCCTGTGGTTCACGGAGATGAACACCGACCGCATCGGCCGGATCACCGTCGGGGGCGAGGTCACCGAGTACGCGCTGCCCGATACGGGCGGCTTCCCCTCGTACATCACCGCGGGACCCGACGGTGCCCTGTGGTTCACCCTCAACCAGGGGAACGCGATCGGCCGCATCACCGTCGGCGGCGACGTCACCGTCCACCCGCTGCCCACCCCCGGCGCGGCACCCGTGGGCATCACCAGTGACGGCGTGGCCCTGTGGTTCGTCGAGATCGCGGCGGGCCGGATCGGCAGGATCTCGGTGGACGGCGCGATCGAGGAGTTCCCGCTGCCCGATCCGGCGGCGAAGCCCCACGCCATCGCCGCTGCCGCCACGGGGGACTGCTGGTTCACCGAATGGGGGGCCAACCGTGTCGGCCGCATCACCGGGAGCGGCGGGATCACCGAGTACGACCTGCCGTCGCCGTCGTCCGAGCCGCACGGCATCGCCCTCGGGCCGGACGGCGCTCTGTGGGTGGCGCTCGAAACGGGTGCGGTCGCGCGCCTGGAGCCGTAGCCACGGGACGGCCGGGCCGTCCGTCCGGCGGGGGTGTCGGCGACATGGGCAACGTCCTTCTCTTCTCCTAGAGTTGGGGGCTCGCGGGTGCTGGGATGCCGAGAGGGATGGGGGCCGCCGATCGTGCTGCCGTTGCGCGCTGATGATCCCGACCGGATCGCCGACTACCGGCTGATCGGCAGGCTGGGGGAGGGCGGCATGGGGGTGGTGTACCTGGCGCGGTCGCCCCGCGGGCGGATGGCGGCGGTGAAGACCGTCCGGGCCGACCTGGCGGCCGCGGCGGATTTCCGGCACAGGTTCGCCCGGGAGACGGCCGCGGCACAGCGGGTCGGCGGCGAGTGGACGGCCCCGGTGCTGGCCGCCGACCCGGACGCGGAACTCCCCTGGGTGGCCACGGCGTACATCGCCGGCCCGACGCTGCACGAGGTGGTGACCCAGTGGCACGGGCCGCTGCCGGAGCACTCGGTGCGGGGACTGGCCGCCGGGCTGTGCCGTGCCCTGGGCGACATCCACGCCGCCGGGCTCGTGCACCGCGACCTGAAGCCGTCGAACGTCCTGGTGACCATCGACGGCCCCCGGGTGATCGACTTCGGGATCGTCCGCGCCCTGGACGCGGCCTCGACGGCGGGCCTGACCTCCACCGGTGTGGTGATCGGATCGCCCGGCTTCATGGCGCCGGAGCAGGTCAGGGGCGAGCGGCTGACCGGGGCCGCCGACGTCTTCGCCCTGGGCGCGGTGCTGGCCTTCGCCGCGACCGGTCGGCTGCCGTTCCACGCGCCCGAGGGCGGCCCGCACGCCCTGATGTACCGGGTCGTCAACGAGCCGCCCGACCTGTCCGGCGTGCCGGAGCCGCTGCTGGGGCTGATCGGGGACTGCCTGGCCAAGGACCCGGCCGACCGTCCGACCCTCGCGGAACTGGGCGAACGGCAGGAGACGCGCTACCGCTCCCTCACCCCGTGGCTGCCGCCCGAACTGCTGGCCCGGCTGGGCCGGGAGGCCGTGCGGCTGCTGGACCAGGAGGATCCGCGCACCGGAGCCGCCGGTCCGGCGGTGGACGCCGCGGCGCGCACCGGGACGGCGCGTCCGCCGACCGCCCCGCTCACCGCTGCCGTCCCGCCCTCCCCTCCCCCACCGCGCGACTCTTCGGGGACGGCGCGACGCCTCCTGGTCCATGAACGCCACGGAGCGGCGTACGACACGAGTCACTACGGCGTGTACGCGATGCTGGCCCTCTTCACCGTCGTCTCGCTGGTCTCCCTGATCGACCACTTCACCGGGCTGGCCGACGCGGGCGAGGCGAACGCGACCGGGACAGGGGGCGACCTGAGGCCCGTGCGGCAGTCGGACTTCGCCGTGACGACGGTGGTCGTCCAGGGCATCCTGGGCGCGGCGCTGGTGGTGGCCTGGCTGGTCTGGTCCGCCCATGTGCGCGCCGTCGCCGAGCGGCTCAGACCCGGCGGACTCCGGTACCCCCCGCGCATGGCCGTGCTCGGCTGGTTCATCCCCGTGGCGGACCTCTTCCTCCCCAAGCAGATCGCCAACGACATCTGGCACGCCTCGGGACCGGCCGGCCGGATGCCCCCCGCCGGCCCTCTGCACACCTGGTGGTCCCTGTGGGTGGTCACCTTCCTGACGTGGCCCTGCTACTGGATCCCGTGGACGGAGGCGGTCAGCTGGGAGCGGGAGGGCACCGAGCGGTGTCTCAGCGGGGAGACCGAGGCGTTCCCCCTCTGCGACACCGCCATCGATCACACGTACTGGTACGAGTTCGAGTTCACGTACTGGATCTCCCTGGCCGGGCACCTGTTGGTCCTGCCGGCGGCGATCGCCACCGCCGTCTACGTCCGCCGGCTGACGGCCATGCAGAGGGCCGCGCTGCGGAACCGGTGACGCGCCCGCCGGCCGTCCGCCTCACGAGGGCGGCAGGGCGTAGACGCGTTCCGCCGTGGTGGTGAAGACGGCGTGCCGTTCGGCGGGGGTCAGCCGGGCCGTCAGGGCGGCGGCCGTGTCGGTGACCTCGCGGTATCCGGCGGCCGGCAGGCACACCGGCCAGTCCGAGCCGAACAGGGTGCGGTCCGCGCCGAACGCCGTCAGCACCGTGTCGGCGTACGGCACCAGGTCGTCCGGCGTCCAGTGGTCCCGGTCCGCCTCCGTCACCATGCCGGAGAGCTTGCAGTACGCGTTCGGCTCGGCCGCGAGCTCGGTGACGAGGGCGGCCCACGGATCGAGCCGGCCCGACGCGATGGGGGGCTTGCCCAGGTGGTCGAGGACGAACGTCAGGCCGGGCAGCGCGCGCACGGTGTCGATGGCCGCCGGCAACTGGTGGGGCAGGACGAGCAGGTCGTAGGCGAGCCCGGCGTCCGCGACGGCCGCCAGGCCCGCGCGGACGTCAGGGCGGCGCAGCCAGCCGGGGTCCGCCTCGCCCTGCACGAGGTGCCGTACACCGGCGAGCAGGCCGCCGCCTGGCGCGGCGCGCAGCGCGGCCAGGTCGTCGGCGACCCGGCGGCCGCGCGTCAGGTCGGCCCAGCCGACCACCCCGGCCACCAGGTCGCTGTCCGCCGCCAGGGCCAGGAACTCGCGGGTCTCGCCGGCGTCGGGCAGCACCTGCACCAGCACCGTGCGGGTCACGCCCGCGGCGGCCGCCTCGGGGGCCAGGTCGTCGAGGGTGAAGGTCCGGCGGATCGGCGCCGCCTCCGGCCCGTCGAGCCAGGCGTGGGGCCGCAGTGCGAGGTCCCAGACGTGGTGGTGCGCGTCCACCCTGGTCACCCGGCGGCCTCCGGCGCGTCCAGGTCGGCCCACAGCGCGTCGGGGACGGTGAGCGCCGCGTGCGCGGCGTTGCGCTCCACCTCGTCGGCGCTGCGGGCGCCGAGGACGACGCCCGTGACGGCCGGGTGGCGCAGCGGGAACTGGATGGCCGCCGCCGGCAGCGGCACACCGTGGGCGGCGCACAGGTCCGCCAGCCGCCGCGCCCGCCGCAGGACGTCGTCGGACGCCGGGGCGTAGTCGTAGTACGCGCCCGGCCCCGGGTCGGCCAGGACGCCGCTGTTGAAGACGCCGCCGACCAGCACGTCCACGCCCCGCTCCCGGCAGCGCGGCAGCAGCTCGCGGTCCGCGCCGCGGTCCAGGAGGGTGTAGCGGCCGGCGACCAGGACGCAGTCGATGTCGGTCTCGGTCACGAAGCGGGCCAGCATCTCCGACTGGTTCATGCCGACGCCGATCGCCCGTACGGTGCCCTCGGCCCGCAGCCGTTCCAGCGCCGGGTACGCCTCGCGCAGCGCGGGCTCCCAGTGGTCGTCCGGGTCGTGGATCAGCACGGTGTCGAAGGCGTCGAGGCCGGTGCGCTCCAGGCTCTCGGCGAGGGAGCGCCGTACGCCGTCGGCGGTGTAGTCGCGGACGCGGACCCGGTCGGGGGCGCCGACGAAGCCGGCGTCCGCCTCGGCCGCACCAGGGACGAGCAGCCGCCCGACCTTCGTGGAGACGGTGAACTCCGCGCGCGGGCGGCCGGCGAGGAAGGCGCCGAGCCGTTCCTCGGCCAGGCCTGCGCCGTAGTGGGGCGCCGTGTCGAAGGTGCGGACGCCGGCGTCCCAGGCGGCGGCCAGCGTGGCGTGCGCCTGATCGTCCGTCACCCGCTCGTAGAGGCCGCCGAGCGGGCCGGTGCCGAGGCCGACGCGGCCGGTCATGACGGGTGGGCGGCCGGGCCGGCCGGCTGTCGGGAAGCGCATGATGCTCCGGGTTCGTCGGTGGGGACCGCCCCGGGGCCGTCGGGGCGGAGGTGGGCGCGGAGCCAGTCCTCCGTGGCGCTGACGTGCACCAGGGCCGTGGCGTGGGCGAGGGCCGGGTTGCGGGCGGCCAGGGCGGCGTGGATCGCCTCGTGCTCGGCGATGGTGCGGTCGGCCGCCGCCCCGTCCACCAGACCCCGCCACACCCGGCCGCGCAGGGTGCGGCCCGATATGCCGTCCAGCAGGGAGACGAGCGTCGCGTTGCCGGTCGCGCGGGTGACCGCCCGGTGGAACGCGGCGTCGTGCTCGGTGAGCCGTTCGGGGTCGTCGCGGCAGCGCCGCATGGCCTCCAGGTGCCGGCCGAGGTCGCGCAGGCCGTCGTCGGTGATCCGGCTCGCGGCCAGCGCGGTGGCGACGGGTTCGAGGAGCCGCCGCACCTCGCTGACCTCCAGGAGGGTGTCGCCGCTCAGCATCTCGACCGCCGAGCCGAGCCCTTCGAGCAGCAGCCCGGGTTCCAGGCTCGTCACGTAGGTGCCGTCGCCGCGCCTGATCTCGAGCACCCGGGCCGCGACCAGCGCCCGTACGGCCTCGCGCATCAGGTTCCGCGACAGGCCGAGTTCGGCGGCGAGCTGCTGTTCCGGCGGGAGCTTGGCGCCCGGCGGCAGGACGCCCGACCTGATCAGCTCCCGGATGCGGGCGATCGCCCTGTCGGCCAGTGACACGCCCCGCAGCGTAGCCCGGAGATCCCATGTCGGCCAGAGAGAGGACGAATCCGTCCGCCGATTTGCCGGGAGTATGGACCTGTTGGGCACCACGGCCTATAAATCGATCCCATGTCCATGCGAAGCGCTGTGCCCAGGTCGGCGGGTGGCCGCCGTGGTTGAGGTCTTCACCGCCGTCGAGGTGACGGACGTCAGGTTCCCCACGTCACGGCAGCTCGACGGCTCGGACGCGATGAACCCCGAGCCGGACTACTCGGCGGCCTACGTCACGGTCCGCACCTCGGACGGCGCCGCCGGGTACGGGCTCGCGTTCACCGTGGGCCGGGGCAACGAGATCGAGACGGCGGCCGTCGAGGCCCTCGCGCCCCTCGTGACCGGCCTGCCCGTGGCCGACGTGCTGGCCGACCCAGGCGGGCTGTCGGCGCGGCTCACCGGCGACGGGCAGTTGCGCTGGCTCGGCCCGCACAAGGGCGTCATCCACATGGCGGCCGGGGCCGTCCTGAACGCCGTGTGGGACCTGTACGCCCGCCGCGAGGGCAAGCCGCTGTGGGACCTGCTGGCCGGGATGACGCCCGAACAGCTCGTCTCCCTCGTCGACTTCCGCTACCTCACCGACGCCCTCACCCCCGACGAGGCCCTCGGCATCCTGCGCGCCGCCGAGCCGGGCCGCGCGCGGCGGCGGGCACGGCTGCTCGACGAGGGGTACCCGGCGTACACCACCACGCCGGGCTGGCTCGGCTACACCGACGACAAGCTGGTCCGGCTGGCGCGGGAGGCGGTGGCCGACGGCTTCGGCCAGATCAAGCTGAAGGTCGGCACCGACCGCGCGGCGGACGTACGGCGGCTGCGGCTCGCCCGCGAGGCGGTCGGGCCGGACGTGCGGATCGGTGTGGACGCCAACCAGGCGTGGGGCGTCCCGGACGCGATCGACTGGATGACCGCGCTCGCGCCGTACGACCCGTACTGGATCGAGGAGCCCACGTCGCCCGACGACGTGCTGGGGCACGCCGCGATCCGCCGCGCCGTCGCCCCGGTCCGGGTCGCCACCGGTGAGCACTGCCAGAACCAGGTCGTGTTCAAGCAGTTCCTGCAGGCCGGCGCCATCGACGTCCTGCAGCTCGACGCGACCCGCGTCGCCGGGGTCGGCGAGAACGTGGCGATCCTGCTGCTCGCCGCGAAGTTCGGCGTCCCGGTGTGCCCGCACGCCGGCGGCGTCGGGCTGTGCGAGATGGTGCAGCACCTCGCCATGTTCGACTACGTCGCGGTCAGCGGGACGCTCACCGACCGCGTCATCGAGTACGTGGACCACCTGCACGAGCACTTCACCGCGCCCGTCCGCCTGCGCGGCGGCCGCTACCTCGCGCCCACCGTGCCCGGGGCGGGCGCGGAGATGCGTCCCGCGTCCGTCGCCGCCCACCGCTTCCCCGACGGACCTGTCTGGAGGACCCCCGCATGACGGACCCCGAGTTCAGCGGCCTCAGCGCCCTCGTCACCGGCGGCGCGTCCGGCATCGGCCTGGCCACCGCCCGCCTCCTGGCGGCGCGCGGCGCCCGCGTCGCCTGCCTCGACCTGACGCCGGACGTCCCCGGACCCCTGGTCGGGGTCCGCGCCGACGTCACGGACGACGCGGCGGTCCGCGCCGCCGTCGCCACCGCCGCCGCCGCGCTCGGCGGCCGGCTCGACATCCTCGTCAACAACGCGGGCATCGGCGCCCAGGGCGGCATCGAGGACAACCCCGACGAGGAGTGGCACCGCGTCTTCGACGTGAACGTCGTCGGCATGGTGCGCACCACCCGCGCCGCCCTGCCCCACCTGCGCCGCTCGCCGAGCGCGGCCGTCGTCAACACCTGCTCGGTGGCGGCCACCGCCGGGCTGCCGCAGCGCGCCCTGTACTCGGCCACCAAGGGCGCCGTCCTCGCGCTCACCCGGGCGGCCGCCGCCGACCTCGTCGGCGACGGCATCCGCGTCACCTGCGTCAACCCCGGCACCGCCGACACCCCGTGGATCGGGCGCCTCCTCGACGCCGCCGACGACCCCGTCGCCGAACGCGCCGCGCTTGAGGCACGCCAGCCGACCGGGCGGCTCGTCACGGCCGACGAGGTCGCGGGCGCCGTGGCGTACCTCGCCAGTCCCC
Proteins encoded:
- a CDS encoding alpha/beta hydrolase; translation: MIGTEIELPVADGVLAAVDFGGHGPGVLLVHGSGHNAAAWADVASLLTGECRPVAVDLRGHGRTRLGSAGPEQYWRDLGDALAVLAWDRPVLVGHSTGGYAVTAATAAGLAEPAALCVVDGVVLDDRDASLAAHDAMRTADALEHLRAAFRYGWEADDDRMRAHVEQCVREAGDDWLNAGARPGLVREVTLRSFLRRGDRWVRRPAVEEIAAVTAVSPAADVLPAVDVYGRLTCPLTIVLPSGGFHAARRDEVRAVVDAAPGRRLIDIDANHNVPMTRPADLAAIILGLVRDRDTTAAGNAG
- a CDS encoding virginiamycin B lyase — encoded protein: MPPSHTPAVQEIPVADGGAGPYGVAAGPDGALWLTYAHNGRVARLTPDGDLTEFPLDSSECRPTVITPGPDGALWFTRSQDHRIGRVTVDGTTESFDVPTPDSGPFGITAGPDGALWFTEMNTDRIGRITVGGEVTEYALPDTGGFPSYITAGPDGALWFTLNQGNAIGRITVGGDVTVHPLPTPGAAPVGITSDGVALWFVEIAAGRIGRISVDGAIEEFPLPDPAAKPHAIAAAATGDCWFTEWGANRVGRITGSGGITEYDLPSPSSEPHGIALGPDGALWVALETGAVARLEP
- a CDS encoding protein kinase codes for the protein MLPLRADDPDRIADYRLIGRLGEGGMGVVYLARSPRGRMAAVKTVRADLAAAADFRHRFARETAAAQRVGGEWTAPVLAADPDAELPWVATAYIAGPTLHEVVTQWHGPLPEHSVRGLAAGLCRALGDIHAAGLVHRDLKPSNVLVTIDGPRVIDFGIVRALDAASTAGLTSTGVVIGSPGFMAPEQVRGERLTGAADVFALGAVLAFAATGRLPFHAPEGGPHALMYRVVNEPPDLSGVPEPLLGLIGDCLAKDPADRPTLAELGERQETRYRSLTPWLPPELLARLGREAVRLLDQEDPRTGAAGPAVDAAARTGTARPPTAPLTAAVPPSPPPPRDSSGTARRLLVHERHGAAYDTSHYGVYAMLALFTVVSLVSLIDHFTGLADAGEANATGTGGDLRPVRQSDFAVTTVVVQGILGAALVVAWLVWSAHVRAVAERLRPGGLRYPPRMAVLGWFIPVADLFLPKQIANDIWHASGPAGRMPPAGPLHTWWSLWVVTFLTWPCYWIPWTEAVSWEREGTERCLSGETEAFPLCDTAIDHTYWYEFEFTYWISLAGHLLVLPAAIATAVYVRRLTAMQRAALRNR
- a CDS encoding amidohydrolase family protein: MTRVDAHHHVWDLALRPHAWLDGPEAAPIRRTFTLDDLAPEAAAAGVTRTVLVQVLPDAGETREFLALAADSDLVAGVVGWADLTRGRRVADDLAALRAAPGGGLLAGVRHLVQGEADPGWLRRPDVRAGLAAVADAGLAYDLLVLPHQLPAAIDTVRALPGLTFVLDHLGKPPIASGRLDPWAALVTELAAEPNAYCKLSGMVTEADRDHWTPDDLVPYADTVLTAFGADRTLFGSDWPVCLPAAGYREVTDTAAALTARLTPAERHAVFTTTAERVYALPPS
- a CDS encoding aldo/keto reductase produces the protein MTGRVGLGTGPLGGLYERVTDDQAHATLAAAWDAGVRTFDTAPHYGAGLAEERLGAFLAGRPRAEFTVSTKVGRLLVPGAAEADAGFVGAPDRVRVRDYTADGVRRSLAESLERTGLDAFDTVLIHDPDDHWEPALREAYPALERLRAEGTVRAIGVGMNQSEMLARFVTETDIDCVLVAGRYTLLDRGADRELLPRCRERGVDVLVGGVFNSGVLADPGPGAYYDYAPASDDVLRRARRLADLCAAHGVPLPAAAIQFPLRHPAVTGVVLGARSADEVERNAAHAALTVPDALWADLDAPEAAG
- a CDS encoding FadR/GntR family transcriptional regulator, with the protein product MSLADRAIARIRELIRSGVLPPGAKLPPEQQLAAELGLSRNLMREAVRALVAARVLEIRRGDGTYVTSLEPGLLLEGLGSAVEMLSGDTLLEVSEVRRLLEPVATALAASRITDDGLRDLGRHLEAMRRCRDDPERLTEHDAAFHRAVTRATGNATLVSLLDGISGRTLRGRVWRGLVDGAAADRTIAEHEAIHAALAARNPALAHATALVHVSATEDWLRAHLRPDGPGAVPTDEPGASCASRQPAGPAAHPS
- a CDS encoding enolase C-terminal domain-like protein is translated as MVEVFTAVEVTDVRFPTSRQLDGSDAMNPEPDYSAAYVTVRTSDGAAGYGLAFTVGRGNEIETAAVEALAPLVTGLPVADVLADPGGLSARLTGDGQLRWLGPHKGVIHMAAGAVLNAVWDLYARREGKPLWDLLAGMTPEQLVSLVDFRYLTDALTPDEALGILRAAEPGRARRRARLLDEGYPAYTTTPGWLGYTDDKLVRLAREAVADGFGQIKLKVGTDRAADVRRLRLAREAVGPDVRIGVDANQAWGVPDAIDWMTALAPYDPYWIEEPTSPDDVLGHAAIRRAVAPVRVATGEHCQNQVVFKQFLQAGAIDVLQLDATRVAGVGENVAILLLAAKFGVPVCPHAGGVGLCEMVQHLAMFDYVAVSGTLTDRVIEYVDHLHEHFTAPVRLRGGRYLAPTVPGAGAEMRPASVAAHRFPDGPVWRTPA
- a CDS encoding SDR family oxidoreductase; this translates as MTDPEFSGLSALVTGGASGIGLATARLLAARGARVACLDLTPDVPGPLVGVRADVTDDAAVRAAVATAAAALGGRLDILVNNAGIGAQGGIEDNPDEEWHRVFDVNVVGMVRTTRAALPHLRRSPSAAVVNTCSVAATAGLPQRALYSATKGAVLALTRAAAADLVGDGIRVTCVNPGTADTPWIGRLLDAADDPVAERAALEARQPTGRLVTADEVAGAVAYLASPRSAATTGTDLAVDGGMQGLRLRPRPS